GCACTGACGGAACTCTATGGGCGTATTCTGAAGGACTACTACGGCCACGAGAAGGGCGTCTGTTACATCGACGATCTGTACGCCGTCGAGTGGGCCTACATCCCGCACTTCTATTACAACTTCTACGTATACCAGTACTCGACTTCGTTCACCGCGGCGACGGCCCTGGCCGAAGAGGTCTTCAGCGGCGTCGATGGGGCAGTCGAACGCTATCTCGACTTCATCTCAGCCGGCGGTTCCGACTATCCAGTCGAGATTCTCAAGAAAGCCGGCCTCGATATGACCACTTCCGGTCCCTTCGAAAAGACCATGCTCGCCATGAACCGGACGATGGACGAGATCGAAGCCATCCTCGCCCGCCAAGTCAAGTGATGGCCTGTAGGACAATTCGATTTGGACGGTTCCCATGAGACGGATCAGCAGGCAAGTGGTTGGAGCCATCCTGATTGTTCTGGGGTTCCTCGCCCTGATCACGCCGGCCACGCCCGGCTCGTGGCTGATCCTCGTCGGCCTGGAGCTTCTGGGCTTGCGCCTGCTTCTGAGCGACCGACTGCTGACCTGGGCCGACGCCCATCCGGGCACGCTCCCGGAGAGGGTCATCCGCGCGATCCTTCGGACCGAGCGCCGCCTCTTCGGTGCTCGCAAGCGTCGCGTCTCGCCGCGGACGAAGCCCTGAGGCCCTGACGT
The Anaerobaca lacustris DNA segment above includes these coding regions:
- a CDS encoding PGPGW domain-containing protein — protein: MRRISRQVVGAILIVLGFLALITPATPGSWLILVGLELLGLRLLLSDRLLTWADAHPGTLPERVIRAILRTERRLFGARKRRVSPRTKP